A window of the Fusarium poae strain DAOMC 252244 chromosome 3, whole genome shotgun sequence genome harbors these coding sequences:
- a CDS encoding hypothetical protein (TransMembrane:1 (o225-247i)) codes for MASYLGSFTPAMDEVKIDQITESRIFNVVSMLPTSLQSGPIRFLRRSISSHTLRSAVAVSGSQAKPRPLSEADATAMRRPLQSDMVKHSNGYAESQDLCARPMSRVLYSELPEDEPVMRAASGLHWKFARQGTNLINISVDGKAAVAEEDVAFERKAFVDGLTYLLKALPRDLDEGELKRIQSALPDNVKQQDLSLIQAERDPDRATNRTNQQRSIIHRGVQMTVVNLIFFFSFLMPYLLLLVRYAARVERKYKISETIIGHGVDLANSIGKQSASLTEAVGQMNDGKVAQALLEVFVWTVDGVTQGISDGLGEGLSIVGSRQTLER; via the exons ATGGCGTCGTATCTCGGATCGTTTACGCCCGCCATGGACGAGGTCAAGATTGACCAAATCACCGAAAGCAGGATTTTCAACGTTGTATCCATGCTTCCGACCTCGCTTCAATCAGGACCTATTCGATTCCTAAGACGGAGTATCAGTTCTCATACACTGCGGTCTGCTGTCGCTGTCTCGGGATCACAAGCCAAGCCTCGGCCTCTATCAGAAGCTGATGCAACTGCCATGAGGCGTCCACTTCAGTCTGACATGGTAAAACACAGCAACGGATATGCAGAGTCTCAAGACTTGTGCGCTCGGCCGATGAGTAGAGTTCTTTATTCAGAACTACCAGAAGATGAGCCAGTGATGAGAGCTGCATCTGGCCTGCATTGGAAGTTTGCGCGACAGG GTACAAACCTTATCAATATCTCAGTTGATGGCAAAGCTGCGGTAGCCGAGGAAGATGTCGCCTTTGAGAGAAAGGCTTTTGTTGACGGGTTAACATATCTTCTCAAAGCACTACCACGGGATCTTGATGAAGGCGAATTGAAACGCATCCAATCCGCGTTGCCAGATAACGTCAAGCAACAAGACTTGAGCCTCATTCAGGCAGAAAGAGACCCAGACCGGGCGACGAATAGAACCAATCAACAGCGTTCTATCATTCATCGAGGGGTTCAGATGACTGTTGTCAAtctgatcttcttcttcagcttcCTGATGCCATATCTGCTTTTGTTAGTCAGGTATGCAGCTCGGGTTGAGCGCAAGTACAAGATATCCGAGACGATTATAGGACATGGCGTTGATCTGGCCAACTCTATTGGAAAACAGAGTGCTTCTTTAACTGAAGCAGTCGGTCAAATGAACGATGGCAAAGTTGCGCAGGCTCTGTTGGAAGTCTTTGTCTGGACAGTAGATGGTGTCACCCAAGGCATCTCGGACGGACTCGGGGAGGGTCTCTCAATAGTGGGGTCGAGACAGACACTGGAGCGCTGA
- a CDS encoding hypothetical protein (BUSCO:7661at5125), whose product MAAMRGPRIPTGSAAWVADERASALTIVDVEVDEFTYAAQNEFEWLNEHMASIFNENETNIAETFKTPGKLRGKTPRTARKLISTETRMPLSNVFGGTPTSSANRFAQHLYAQSPQRELLNQAKSSSPRRPAPSPKPAQSISDGPIENAAQNPTSEAEHILSDQDALMTVDEETDALTSAKSQPQMQADSGYFGSQDVNPVVPFDPMAEDEEDDDDSLLDPTSFDEDIAFPQPSSSRVSPAKPTTKSSSPAKNQQPATDDIDMDDAEIEPEATDDAIPDDAQSQSDGPSPVRPGFRNSLQFASLPAREPLTAGKARVSRTSHIDPKRTSYLARGKSLASHAGEDASDESDQDDMEVDELPPVPQSKNAEELALHHNKTYTQMLQDKISVLGKSQPSASRPSKSIHSITNSQQPQTVSQSVPEPQSTPPRSPKKQETTRTPGAFPQDDEDDDDWIVPPTTQPSAIAPIPTRPSLSKSRTADVMEGIHGKQTLGSFDLDEDRASIRSPARSHSQRERPSYMGHSKSVSVPAVSMFTASERQEGSPLKNTVPGSDSPPRPATAVSIVSAVVSSSPSKSPSRLFRDSPLKHLKNKMSSILSTSKGLMASSAALSAEGKSSLLSPSRVQLGTFPGDSEESVAHKPSMESFRSGSTATDQQSNAPRPVAKRTRASVEREKEEKRREKEARYQAEQMDKLEKEREKEREKARVFSKEQEKLANLEKQVVARKEAEPTVQATPQPKRISPRRTKPQEESDSRFAEPEMEMVDAPSLVPPPSVSRSAAPSQLSRAKEIRRIGKPARETTTKSKPAPTVHIKVNTGSQLHPSSSMANGYQDFGASTSSQPPQMPSKASKASMQPKSSASGFATSTGSNGRPRALDLVAQKKAQDEQAQRRRDAKAKADRDVKAKSERERAALKEEKKKQELLRRQEEERQKREQAEAKKRQALIEKAKKTPAPPPAVRSQPNGPPDSIQRDGIPRPPSRMNSGISRPGDDLGRPINGSKSAIKRPLGRDVNEDGPSRPPPSRGPQYQAKDAKRRRTSDDFADELDMEQPPNIKGPPVRPSSAFKRDLQVKSLASGYTQASAQNLFKTNIAQSHMKGGNPMDMAQIHKGTIPFAPNPNPAGPAYKTPGRPGPVGGLKSAVKSATRSSPRFQNGDAIDLPEIQTDDEDEEDDEPQPGTVASWANSPAIRAALLAQEKMNPAAIFGEPGPINMDEVFHASKDRLHKFRARTSSANWSGNDRLTEEDIRKDLAARDRLRREGGWSYQLGRDMM is encoded by the exons ATGGCGGCAATGCGAGGACCGCGCATTCCAACGGGCTCAGCAGCCTGGGTTGCTGACGAGCGCGCCTCTGCCCTTACAATTGTCGATGTGGAAGTCGATGAGTTCACATACGCGGCTCAAAATGAGTTCGAATGGCTCAATGAACACATGGCTAGTATATTCAACGAGAATGAGAC AAACATCGCCGAAACATTCAAAACACCCGGAAAGCTTCGAGGGAAGACACCTCGTACTGCGCGCAAATTGATATCGACAGAGACAAGAATG CCCTTATCCAATGTGTTTGGGGGCACACCAACGAGTTCAGCAAACCGCTTTGCACAGCACCTCTACGCGCAATCACCCCAAAGGGAGCTGTTGAATCAGGCCAAGTCATCGTCTCCCCGTCGACCTGCCCCATCGCCGAAACCAGCCCAGTCTATTTCCGATGGCCCAATTGAAAATGCAGCACAAAACCCTACCAGCGAGGCTGAGCATATTCTTTCCGACCAGGACGCACTTATGACTGTTGACGAGGAGACGGATGCTTTAACTAGTGCCAAATCTCAACCCCAAATGCAAGCCGATTCAGGCTATTTCGGAAGCCAAGACGTCAATCCCGTTGTGCCTTTTGATCCTATGgccgaagatgaagaagacgacgacgactcACTCCTTGATCCCACCAGCTTTGACGAAGACATCGCTTTCCCTCAGCCAAGCTCTTCGCGAGTTTCGCCCGCCAAGCCGACTACGAAGTCTTCATCACCAGCCAAGAATCAGCAACCAGCGACTGATGATATTGATATGGACGATGCTGAAATAGAACCTGAGGCCACCGACGACGCGATCCCAGACGATGCTCAGTCTCAGTCCGATGGCCCCAGTCCTGTACGACCAGGGTTCCGCAACAGTCTTCAATTTGCTTCCCTCCCCGCCCGAGAGCCTCTTACAGCAGGCAAGGCTAGAGTTTCTCGCACAAGTCATATTGATCCTAAGAGGACAAGCTATCTCGCAAGAGGTAAGAGCCTGGCAAGCCATGCTGGCGAGGATGCATCAGACGAGTCAGACCAAGATGACATGGAAGTGGATGAACTACCTCCCGTACCACAATCCAAGAATGCCGAGGAACTTGCTTTGCATCATAACAAGACATACACACAGATGCTGCAAGACAAGATCAGTGTTCTTGGAAAATCGCAGCCAAGCGCAAGTCGACCGTCAAAGTCAATTCACAGTATCACCAACTCTCAACAACCACAAACAGTTTCTCAGTCTGTACCCGAACCACAATCAACGCCCCCCAGGTCGCCCAAGAAGCAAGAAACGACCAGGACTCCTGGTGCTTTCCctcaagatgatgaggatgatgacgactgGATTGTTCCCCCCACCACTCAGCCATCTGCCATCGCGCCCATTCCTACACGACCATCACTTTCTAAGAGCCGGACAGCTGATGTCATGGAAGGAATTCACGGCAAGCAAACTCTCGGATCTTTCGACTTGGACGAAGACCGCGCGAGCATTCGTTCACCTGCTCGCTCCCACTCTCAACGTGAGAGGCCCAGTTATATGGGACATTCCAAGTCTGTTTCAGTACCAGCTGTGTCGATGTTCACTGCTTCTGAACGGCAGGAGGGAAGCCCTTTGAAGAACACAGTGCCTGGTTCAGACTCTCCTCCGAGACCAGCCACTGCTGTATCGATTGTATCAGCTGTTGTTTCCTCGTCCCCATCCAAATCCCCATCAAGACTCTTTCGTGATAGTCCTTTGAAGCATCTTAAGAACAAGATGTCGTCTATTCTAAGTACTTCCAAGGGTCTTATGGCCAGCAGCGCAGCGTTAAGCGCCGAGGGCAAATCATCTCTCCTCTCTCCTTCAAGGGTCCAACTTGGAACTTTCCCTGGTGATTCCGAAGAGTCGGTCGCTCATAAGCCAAGTATGGAGTCCTTCAGGAGTGGCAGCACTGCAACCGATCAGCAGTCAAATGCGCCTCGACCAGTTGCTAAGCGCACGAGGGCATCAGTTGAGCgcgagaaggaagaaaagcGTCGCGAAAAGGAGGCTAGATACCAAGCTGAGCAGATGGAcaagctggagaaggagCGCGAGAAGGAGAGAGAAAAGGCACGAGTTTTCAGCAAAGAACAGGAGAAGCTTGCCAATTTGGAAAAGCAGGTCGTTGCTAGGAAAGAGGCCGAACCAACCGTGCAAGCTACGCCTCAGCCTAAACGAATTAGCCCCCGGAGGACTAAGCCGCAGGAGGAATCCGACAGCAGGTTTGCTGAGCCAGAGATGGAAATGGTCGACGCCCCCAGTCTGGTTCCCCCTCCTTCTGTTTCACGATCTGCTGCCCCTAGCCAATTGTCGCGTGCAAAGGAGATCAGACGAATCGGAAAACCAGCCAGGGAGACAACTACAAAATCAAAGCCAGCGCCTACTGTCCACATAAAGGTCAACACTGGCTCGCAGTTGCACCCTAGTAGCTCTATGGCCAACGGGTACCAAGACTTTGGCGCCTCTACAAGCTCTCAGCCGCCTCAAATGCCCAGCAAGGCAAGCAAGGCGTCTATGCAACCCAAGTCATCTGCTTCAGGCTTCGCTACTTCTACGGGATCAAACGGCCGTCCTAGAGCTCTTGACTTGGTGGCACAGAAGAAGGCGCAAGACGAGCAGGCCCAACGCCGACGTGATGCAAAGGCCAAGGCGGATCGAGATGTCAAAGCAAAGAGTGAGCGGGAGCGAGCAGCTTtgaaggaggaaaagaagaaacagGAACTGCTACGCCGTCAAGAGGAAGAACGACAGAAGCGTGAGCAGGCTGAGGCAAAGAAGCGACAAGCACTCatcgagaaggccaagaagacccCTGCGCCACCTCCAGCCGTTCGATCGCAGCCAAACGGCCCCCCTGATTCCATTCAGCGTGATGGTATTCCTCGTCCTCCCTCTCGCATGAATTCAGGCATCTCTAGGCCAGGAGACGACCTGGGTCGTCCCATCAACGGGTCCAAGTCTGCCATCAAGAGACCCCTTGGCCGAGATGTTAACGAGGACGGACCTTCCAGACCCCCGCCCAGCCGTGGTCCTCAGTATCAAGCGAAGGATGCCAAGCGTCGCCGAACAAGTGACGATTTTGCCGATGAGCTGGATATGGAACAGCCTCCCAACATCAAGGGACCTCCCGTTCGTCCATCCAGCGCTTTTAAGAGG GACCTGCAGGTGAAGAGCTTGGCCAGCGGCTACACCCAAGCCAGTGCACAGAACCTTTTCAAGACCAACATTGCTCAAAGTCATATGAAAGGAGGCAACCCTATGGATATGGCGCAGATCCACAAGGGAACTATTCCCTTCGCTCCTAATCCCAACCCTGCAGGACCTGCATACAAGACACCGGGACGTCCTGGCCCTGTTGGTGGGCTCAAGTCTGCAGTCAAGTCTGCCACAAGATCGTCGCCACGATTCCAGAACGGCGATGCAATCGATCTCCCAGAGATTCAAAcagatgacgaagatgaggaggatgacgaaCCACAGCCTGGCACAGTTGCTTCTTGGGCCAATTCTCCTGCTATTCGTGCGGCTCTATTGGCACAGGAAAAAATGAATCCTGCAGCGATCTTTGGAGAACCTGGACCTATCAACATGGATGAGGTCTTCCATGCCAGCAAAGATAGGCTTCACAAGTTCCGCGCTCGAACCTCAAGCGCTAACTGGAGCGGTAACGATCGTCTGACCGAAGAAGACATCCGAAAGGATCTCGCTGCCAGAGATAGGCTTCGACGAGAGGGAGGTTGGTCTTATCAACTGGGTAGAGATATGATGTAA
- a CDS encoding hypothetical protein (BUSCO:2392at5125) has product MRVIEVIIDGFKSYAVRTVISGWDESFNSITGLNGSGKSNILDAICFVLGITSMATVRAQNIQDLIYKRGQAGVTKASVTIVFDNRDTKKSPIGFEEYATISVTRQIVLGGTSKYLINGHRAQQQTVQNLFQSVQLNINSPNFLIMQGRITKVLNMKAVEILAMIEEAAGTRMFEDRRDKALKTMAKKETKLVELKELLKEEIEPKLEKLRTEKRAFLDFQQTQNDLERLTRVVVAYDYLRYQDSLSQSAADLEGKKQRQRDLEDSAARLKSEISHLEEDMEKVRAQRDKELRKGGKASALEEAAKKHSNELVRLATILDLKKSSLAEEEEKKIAVEKMVSELEATLEDKTAAFENAKARYDAAKEDLEQQNKDAESKEELLQTLQTGVASKDGQENGYQGQLQDAKNRATTAATEQEQAKIKIAHLEKRIREEEPRAEKAKVQNADLLRDLDGLKIQAQKLEKELSRLGFEPGQEEQMYKKESELQQTVRNLRQESDKLKRQVANTEFNYADPVPNFDRSKVKGLVAQLFTLDEGYTKAATALEICAGGRLYNVVVDNEVTGTQLLQRGKLRKRVTIIPLNKIAAFKASAQTIATAQNIAPNKVDLALSLVGYDDQVSAAMEFVFGNTLICADADTAKRVTFDPNVRMRSITLEGDAYDPSGTLSGGSSPNSSGVLVLLQKLNGLTRQLSEAESTLSELQARISNEKAKLDHARKIKQGLDLKSHEIKLAEEQISGNSSSSIIQEVENMKSTIQELKESIAEAKTRQAKASADVKTIEKDMKDFDNNKDGKLVELQKALDKLRAGLGKNAAAVKTLQKELQGAQLDAEQARSDLSAARDQLQEVEVAIKAQQKDIEDLNKQKADLTETHDTVQAQLDDERAKLHQFDNELRALEDAIRSKSARIAEESLEMQKLGHLLEKFHKEQQGAAEKVARLEREFDWIADEKDNFGRSGTPYDFKNHNIGECKATLHNLTERFQGMKKKINPKVMNMIDSVEKKEVSLKHMIKTVIRDKRKIEETIVSLDDYKKKALHETWEKVNGDFGNIFSELLPGGSFAKLDPPEGKTISDGLEVKVCLGKVWKQSLTELSGGQRSLVALSLIMALLQFKPAPMYILDEVDAALDLSHTQNIGRLIKTRFKGSQFIVVSLKDGMFQNANRIFRTRFSEGTSMVQALTPADMK; this is encoded by the exons ATGAGGGTCATTGAAGTAATTATTGAC GGCTTCAAGTCTTATGCCGTTAGAACGGTGATCTCGGGATG GGACGAGAGTTTCAACTCGATCACCGGTCTCAACGGTAGTGGAAAGTCAAACATCCTGGATGCGATATGTTTCGTTCTTGGAATTACCAGTATGGCAACTGTTCGAGCGCAAAACATACAG GACCTGATCTACAAGCGCGGTCAAGCTGGCGTTACCAAGGCCAGCGTAACCATCGTTTTCGATAACCGAGATACCAAGAAATCGCCGATCGGATTCGAAGAATATGCCACAATCAGCGTCACTCGACAGATCGTTCTTGGCGGCACTTCCAAGTACCTCATCAACGGTCACCGCGCTCAGCAACAAACAGTGCAGAACCTCTTCCAGTCGGTTCAGCTCAACATAAACAGCCCCAACTTCCTAATTATGCAAGGTCGCATCACAAAGGTTCTCAACATGAAGGCTGTGGAAATTCTAGCGATGATCGAGGAAGCAGCCGGAACCCGGATGTTCGAGGATCGTCGAGACAAGGCCCTAAAAACAATGGCTAAGAAGGAGACAAAATTGGTCGAGCTCAAGGAACTCTTGAAGGAAGAGATCGAGCCCAAGTTGGAAAAGTTACGAACTGAAAAACGTGCTTTCCTGGACTTCCAACAGACGCAAAACGATCTCGAAAGACTGACCCGAGTGGTTGTCGCGTACGATTATCTCAGATACCAGGATTCTTTGAGCCAATCAGCAGCAGATCTCGAAGGAAAGAAACAACGACAGCGCGATCTCGAGGATTCAGCAGCTCGACTGAAGAGCGAGATTTCCCATCTCGAAGAGGATATGGAGAAAGTGCGCGCTCAGCGAGACAAGGAGCTTCGAAAGGGAGGCAAGGCTTCAGCACTGGAAGAGGCAGCAAAGAAACACTCAAATGAGCTTGTGCGACTAGCTACCATTCTTGACTTGAAAAAGTCCAGTTTagccgaggaagaagaaaagaagatcgcagttgagaagatggttTCAGAGTTGGAAGCTACCCTGGAAGATAAGACTGCTGCATTCGAAAACGCCAAGGCCAGATACGATGCCGCAAAAGAGGACCTAGAGCAGCAAAACAAAGATGCCGAATCCAAGGAAGAGCTTCTCCAGACCTTACAGACGGGCGTTGCTTCTAAAGACGGTCAGGAGAATGGTTACCAGGGTCAGCTTCAAGATGCGAAAAATCGTGCAACTACAGCAGCCACGGAACAAGAACAGGCCAAGATCAAGATTGCGCATTTGGAAAAGCGTATTAGGGAAGAGGAGCCACGTGCTGAGAAAGCCAAGGTTCAGAATGCCGATCTGTTACGCGATCTCGATGGTCTCAAGATCCAAGCACAGAAGCTCGAGAAGGAGCTTAGTCGACTGGGTTTCGAGCCTGGGCAGGAAGAGCAAATGTACAAGAAGGAGTCCGAGTTGCAGCAAACTGTTCGGAACCTGAGACAAGAATCTGACAAGCTGAAGCGTCAAGTCGCCAACACAGAGTTCAACTACGCTGACCCCGTACCCAACTTTGACCGGTCCAAGGTCAAGGGACTTGTTGCTCAACTATTTACTCTGGATGAAGGCTATACAAAGGCCGCTACTGCGCTAGAGATCTGCGCCGGCGGCCGTTTATACAACGTCGTCGTTGACAACGAGGTGACGGGTACTCAGCTGTTGCAGAGAGGTAAACTACGGAAGCGAGTCACTATCATCCCCCTCAACAAGATTGCTGCCTTCAAGGCTTCTGCTCAAACTATTGCCACAGCACAGAACATTGCCCCAAACAAGGTCGACCTGGCCTTATCCTTGGTCGGCTATGACGACCAAGTGTCAGCAGCTATGGAGTTTGTGTTTGGTAATACCCTGATCTGTGCTGATGCGGATACTGCTAAGAGGGTCACTTTTGATCCCAATGTCCGCATGAGAAGTATTACTCTGGAAGGTGACGCCTACGACCCATCCGGCACACTGTCTGGTGGAAGTTCTCCAAACTCCAGTGGCGTTCTAGTTCTTCTCCAGAAACTGAATGGCTTGACCCGACAGCTCAGCGAAGCCGAGAGCACTTTGAGCGAGCTCCAGGCCCGGATATCGAATGAAAAGGCCAAGCTGGACCATGCTCGCAAGATCAAACAAGGCCTAGACCTAAAGAGCCACGAAATCAAGCTCGCAGAGGAACAAATCAGCGGcaactcttcctcttccatcaTTCAGGAGGTGGAGAACATGAAGTCAACCATCCAGGAGCTCAAAGAGAGTATAGCCGAGGCCAAAACGCGACAAGCCAAGGCAAGTGCCGATGTTAAGACGATTGAGAAAGACATGAAGGACTTTGACAATAACAAGGACGGTAAGCTAGTCGAGCTACAGAAAGCGCTCGACAAGCTACGAGCTGGTCTCGGCAAGAACGCTGCCGCAGTCAAGACACTGCAAAAGGAACTTCAGGGTGCACAGCTTGATGCTGAGCAGGCACGCTCCGATCTGTCCGCCGCTCGAGACCAGTTACAAGAAGTCGAAGTTGCTATCAAGGCTCAGCAGAAGGATATTGAGGATCTCAATAAACAGAAGGCTGACCTGACTGAAACTCACGACACAGTTCAAGCCCAGCTCGACGATGAGCGTGCCAAGCTACACCAGTTTGACAATGAGCTTCGAGCTTTGGAAGATGCCATTCGCTCCAAGAGCGCGCGCATTGCTGAGGAAAGTCTCGAAATGCAGAAACTTGGCCATCTCCTTGAAAAATTCCACAAGGAGCAACAAGGTGCCGCGGAGAAGGTCGCTCGACTTGAGAGGGAATTTGACTGGATCGCGGACGAAAAGGACAATTTTGGCCGTAGCGGAACCCCCTATGACTTTAAGAACCACAACATTGGAGAGTGCAAGGCAACGCTGCACAACTTGACCGAGCGATTCCAGGgtatgaagaagaagatcaaccCCAAGGTCATGAACATGATCGACAGcgttgagaagaaggaagtgtCACTCAAGCACATGATCAAGACTGTCATTAGGGACAAGCGCAAGATTGAGGAGACCATTGTCAGTCTGGACGACTACAAAAAGAAGGCTCTTCATGAGACGTGGGAGAAAGTCAACGGCGACTTTGGCAACATCTTTTCTGAATTGCTTCCAGGAGGCAGCTTTGCCAAGCTTGATCCGCCCGAGGGCAAGACAATTAGTGATGGTCTCGAGGTCAAGGTTTGTCTTGGTAAAGTGTGGAAGCAAAGCTTGACAGAACTGAGTGGTGGACAAAG ATCTCTAGTTGCTCTGTCACTCATCATGGCTCTGCTTCAATTCAAGCCTGCGCCCATGTACATTCTTGACGAGGTAGACGCCGCGCTGGATCTCTCACATACCCAGAACATCGGTCGTCTCATCAAGACGCGTTTCAAGGGTTCTCAGTTCATCGTCGTCAGTCTGAAAGACGGCATGTTCCAGAACGCAAACCGCATTTTCCGCACTCGTTTCAGCGAGGGCACCAGTATGGTGCAGGCTCTCACGCCTGCGGATATGAAGTAA
- a CDS encoding hypothetical protein (TransMembrane:1 (i21-45o)) — MTIIPSSIHFGMDATKQFVSNLDAVSLTLLTVTLVAFLIPIFILFPPVTVDCSDVLRQTHSRAGEPLRDSNIQRESSPDHRARDSNRSGEEQQHIYPVHLCRGIELRVSSSSSSECHHLYMFAHQEHDDNLVWKAATCEKFPLLANVEVDLWVPDPNKTSRLLGKVEGSFLVLRFPWTDAGLQGILQCISAKLSHGFNAIPEKEFMLPVSYPNEDEVKSRGYSFDHFEKKDNKIMALNMDVELPTELARYLGVEKVGIFRLDQQ, encoded by the coding sequence ATGACAATAATTCCATCAAGCATCCACTTTGGGATGGACGCCACAAAGCAATTCGTGTCTAACCTCGATGCTGTGTCACTCACACTTCTCACCGTCACACTTGTCGCTTTCCTCATCCCCATCTTTATCCTCTTCCCTCCCGTTACCGTCGACTGCAGCGACGTCCTCCGGCAGACCCACTCACGGGCCGGCGAGCCACTCCGAGACAGCAACATCCAACGTGAATCATCACCGGATCATCGGGCCCGTGACAGCAACCGTTCCGGAGAAGAGCAGCAGCACATCTATCCCGTTCATCTCTGCCGTGGAATTGAGCTCAGGGTCTCTTCCTCCAGCAGCTCGGAATGCCATCACTTGTACATGTTTGCTCATCAAGAGCATGATGATAATCTCGTGTGGAAAGCTGCAACTTGTGAGAAGTTCCCTTTGCTGGCTAATGTCGAGGTCGACCTCTGGGTTCCTGATCCAAACAAGACGAGCCGTCTTTTGGGCAAGGTTGAAGGATCTTTCCTTGTTCTGAGGTTTCCTTGGACAGATGCAGGACTACAGGGTATTCTGCAATGCATCTCGGCCAAACTCAGCCATGGGTTTAACGCAATTCCTGAAAAGGAGTTTATGCTGCCAGTATCATATCCGAATGAGGATGAAGTTAAATCAAGGGGATATTCCTTTGATCATTTCGAGAAAAAAGACAACAAAATCATGGCTTTGAACATGGACGTTGAGCTTCCTACTGAGCTGGCTCGGTACTTGGGGGTTGAGAAAGTTGGAATCTTTAGGTTAGATCAGCAGTAA